In Mixophyes fleayi isolate aMixFle1 chromosome 11, aMixFle1.hap1, whole genome shotgun sequence, one DNA window encodes the following:
- the ATP12A gene encoding potassium-transporting ATPase alpha chain 2, with amino-acid sequence MVTEGQSDVYTVEINGTNDAGDPGKGQEDGNYKDLTKKKKQKGKKVDDLKQELELEDHKLAIEDIESKYETSLLKGLTSAKAAEILARDGPNELTPPKGTPEIIKFLRQMIGGFSLLLWAGAILCWIAYAIQYAQDNTTFRDNLYLGVVLAAVVFLTGCFAYFQEAKSTNIMASFNKMIPQQAIVTRDGEKLEVPATALVVGDLVDVKGGDRIPADLRLVFAQGCKVDNSSLTGESEAQSRSNEYTHENPLETKNIAFYSTTCLEGTAKGFVINTGDRTIIGRIATLASGVGNEKTPIAVEIEHFVHIVAGVAVSIGIIFFIIAMCMGYSALNSIIFLIGIIVANVPEGLLATVTVTLSLTAKRMAKKNCLVKNLEAVETLGSTSIICSDKTGTLTQNRMTVAHLWFDDHIHSADTSEDQTHHSFEQTSETWDALCKIVSLCNRAEFRAGQEDVAIMKKTVVGDASETALLKFSEVLTGNVMNIRNQHNKVSEIPFNSTNKFQLSIHETDDPHDKRFLLVMKGAPERILERCSTIMIGGKELPLNESMEEAFQTAYMELGGLGERVLGFCHRYLPEEDFPPSYPFDTESMNFPTSNLCFVGLLSMIDPPRSTVPDAVSKCRSAGIKVIMVTGDHPITAQAIAKSVGIISAGSETVEDIAKRLNIPVQQVNKREAKAAVVNGGELKDMSSEVLDEILANHSEIVFARTSPQQKLIIVEGCQRQNFVVAVTGDGVNDSPALKKADIGIAMGIAGSDAAKNAADMILLDDNFASIVTGVEEGRLIFDNIKKSIGYTLTKNIAELCPFLIYIIASVPLPIGTITILFIDLGTDIIPSVSFAYEKAERDIMNRKPRRKNIDRLVNQQLALYAYLQIGIIQSVGAFFNYFTVMAEQGFLPYTLIGLRVSWEQIDNQELEDSYGQEWTFSQRQFQEWTVYTAFFIGIVIQQLADLIIRKTRRNSLFQQGVFGNKFLLFGLVSQIAIAAFLSYCPEMPYALKFTPLRAQYWFVCVPYAVLIFVYDEIRKLFIRRYPGSWWDKNMYY; translated from the exons ATGGTTACCGAG GGACAGTCTGATGTTTACACTGTGGAGATAAATGGAACAAATGACGCAGGAGACCCGGGAAAGGGACAAGAAGACGGCAATTATAAAGATCTGACGAAGAAAAAGAAGCAGAAAGGAAAGAAAGTTGATGACCTTAAGCAAGAACTTGAACTG GAAGATCATAAACTTGCTATTGAGGATATCGAATCAAAATATGAAACAAGTCTTCTCAAA GGTCTCACCAGTGCAAAAGCTGCAGAGATTCTGGCTCGCGATGGTCCCAACGAACTTACACCTCCTAAGGGCACTCCTGAAATTATCAAGTTCCTCAGGCAGATGATTGGTGGCTTCTCCCTCCTTCTTTGGGCTGGCGCAATCCTGTGCTGGATCGCATATGCCATTCAGTATGCTCAGGACAACACCACGTTCCGGGACAAT TTGTACCTGGGTGTTGTGCTGGCAGCAGTCGTCTTCCTCACCGGCTGTTTTGCCTATTTCCAAGAAGCTAAGAGTACCAATATTATGGCAAGTTTCAATAAGATGATCCCACAG CAAGCTATTGTCACACGAGATGGAGAAAAGCTGGAGGTCCCTGCCACAGCACTTGTTGTCGGAGATCTGGTGGATGTCAAAGGGGGAGATCGGATACCAGCGGATCTCAGGCTCGTGTTTGCCCAAGGCTGTAAG GTGGACAATTCATCTCTCACGGGAGAGTCGGAGGCCCAGTCTCGATCCAATGAATACACACATGAAAACCCTCTTGAGACTAAAAACATCGCCTTCTATTCCACTACCTGCCTGGAAG GCACAGCTAAAGGCTTTGTGATAAATACTGGTGACCGGACTATTATTGGCCGCATTGCTACACTGGCATCCGGAGTGGGCAATGAGAAGACCCCCATCGCCGTGGAGATAGAACACTTTGTACACATTGTGGCAGGAGTAGCGGTGTCTATTGGCATTATATTCTTCATCATTGCCATGTGCATGGGGTACTCTGCTCTCAACTCCATCATCTTTCTCATCGGGATCATTGTGGCCAATGTGCCCGAGGGACTGCTGGCTACAGTCACA GTCACACTCTCCCTGACCGCAAAGCGCATGGCCAAGAAGAATTGTCTTGTGAAGAACTTGGAGGCTGTGGAGACTCTCGGCTCAACCTCCATCATCTGCTCAGATAAGACGGGAACCCTGACGCAGAACAGAATGACTGTAGCACATCTTTGGTTTGATGACCACATACACTCAGCTGACACTAGTGAAGATCAAACAC ATCACTCTTTCGAGCAGACATCTGAAACATGGGATGCATTGTGCAAGATTGTCTCTCTGTGTAACCGGGCTGAGTTTAGGGCTGGACAGGAAGATGTGGCAATTATGAAG AAAACTGTGGTGGGCGATGCTTCAGAGACAGCCCTCCTGAAATTCTCAGAGGTGCTCACAGGAAATGTGATGAACATCAGAAATCAGCATAACAAGGTCTCCGAAATACCATTCAATTCCACAAATAAGTTTCAG CTGTCGATACACGAAACAGATGATCCCCATGACAAGAGGTTTCTGCTGGTCATGAAAGGTGCCCCGGAGAGGATATTGGAGAGATGTTCAACTATTATGATCGGGGGGAAGGAGCTTCCCCTGAATGAATCCATGGAAGAAGCTTTCCAGACAGCTTACATGGAGCTGGGAGGACTCGGCGAGCGAGTACTAG GATTTTGTCATCGGTATCTCCCAGAAGAAGATTTTCCCCCATCCTACCCATTTGACACAGAATCTATGAACTTCCCAACCTCAAACCTTTGCTTTGTTGGGCTCTTGTCCATGATAGATCCACCTCGTTCCACGGTGCCAGATGCTGTTTCCAAGTGTCGGAGTGCAGGGATCAAG GTCATAATGGTTACTGGCGACCACCCGATCACGGCACAAGCAATAGCTAAAAGCGTCGGTATTATTTCAGCTGGGAGTGAAACTGTGGAAGATATAGCCAAACGCCTTAACATTCCTGTACAGCAGGTTAATAAACG AGAGGCAAAGGCAGCCGTGGTAAATGGCGGAGAGCTGAAGGATATGTCTTCTGAAGTCCTGGATGAAATCCTAGCCAATCATTCAGAGATTGTGTTTGCTCGGACTTCCCCCCAACAAAAGCTGATTATAGTGGAAGGTTGTCAGAGGCAG AACTTTGTGGTCGCTGTGACTGGTGACGGTGTCAATGACTCGCCAGCTCTAAAGAAGGCAGATATTGGCATCGCCATGGGGATTGCTGGTTCAGATGCTGCCAAAAATGCCGCCGATATGATTTTGCTGGATGATAATTTTGCCTCCATCGTCACAGGAGTTGAAGAAG GACGTTTAATCTTTGATAATATTAAAAAATCCATCGGATACACCTTGACCAAGAACATTGCCGAGCTATGCCCGTTCCTGATCTACATCATCGCCAGCGTCCCACTGCCTATTGGCACTATCACCATCCTGTTTATTGACCTGGGCACAGACATT ATCCCTTCGGTCTCATTTGCCTATGAGAAAGCGGAGAGAGACATTATGAACCGGAAGCCACGCAGGAAGAACATAGACAGATTGGTGAACCAGCAACTGGCTCTCTATGCTTATCTGCAGATTG GGATCATCCAGTCTGTCGgagctttttttaattatttcacggTCATGGCTGAACAGGGATTTCTGCCCTACACACTTATCGGCCTACGTGTCTCCTGGGAACAGATTGACAATCAGGAGCTGGAGGACAGTTATGGGCAGGAATGG ACCTTCAGTCAGCGGCAGTTCCAGGAGTGGACCGTATACACGGCTTTCTTCATCGGTATTGTTATCCAGCAGCTGGCTGACCTCATCATTCGGAAGACCCGGAGAAATTCTTTATTTCAACAGGGCGTTTTTGG tAATAAATTTCTCCTTTTCGGGTTGGTGTCACAAATCGCTATCGCAGCCTTTCTGTCTTACTGCCCCGAGATGCCGTATGCGTTAAAGTTTACCCCCCTAAG GGCTCAGTACTGGTTTGTGTGTGTCCCGTATGCTGTCCTGATCTTTGTGTATGATGAAATCCGTAAGCTGTTCATCAGGCGCTATCCTGGCA GCTGGTGGGACAAGAACATGTATTATTGA